One Rhea pennata isolate bPtePen1 chromosome 3, bPtePen1.pri, whole genome shotgun sequence DNA segment encodes these proteins:
- the FBXO25 gene encoding F-box only protein 25 isoform X3, producing the protein MKKHIVLKTVNLQPRKGKKITVGTTQIHSRHGYCTLGEAFNRLDFSSAIQDIRRFNYVVKLLQLIAKSQLTSLSGAAQKNYFNILDKIVRKVLEDQYNPRLIKDLLQDLSSTLCILIRGVGKSVLVGNINIWICRLETILVWQQQLKNLQMNKQVNNGLTLSDLPLHMLNNILYRLSDGWDIVTLGQVTPTLYMLSEDRQLWKKLCQYHFAEKQFCRHLILSEKGHVDWKLMYFALQKYYPVKEQYGDTLHFCRHCSILFWKDTGHPCTASDPNTCLMPVSPQHFIDLFKF; encoded by the exons ATGAAGAAACATATAGTACTGAAGACTGTGAATTTGCAaccaagaaaaggaaaaaagatcacTGTAGGAACAACTCAAATCCACAGT AGACATGGCTATTGCACCTTGGGAGAAGCTTTTAATCGCTTAGATTTTTCAAGTGCAATTCAGGACATCAGAAGGTTCAATTATGTGGTCAAA CTTTTGCAGTTAATTGCAAAATCACAGTTAACTTCACTAAGTGGTGCAGCACAGAAGAACTACTTTAACATTTTGGACAAAATTGTGCGGAAGG tcctggAAGACCAATATAATCCACGATTAATCAAAGATCTTCTACAGGATCTGAGTTCTACTCTCTGTATACTGATTAGGGGAGTAGGAAAATCTGTTCTGGTTGGGAACATCAATATTTGGATTTGTCGATTAGAAACTATCCTTGTGTGGCAACAACAGCTAAAAAACCTTCAGATGAACAAG CAAGTCAACAACGGCCTTACGCTTAGTGATCTACCTCTGCATATGCTGAATAACATCTTATACAGATTATCTGATGGCTGGGACATTGTTACTTTAGGTCAAGTGACCCCAACTTTATATATGCTCAGTGAAGACAGACAGTTGTGGAAAAAACTCTGCCAGTAccattttgcagaaaagcag TTTTGTAGGCATTTGATTCTATCAGAAAAAGGTCATGTTGACTGGAAGCTGATGTACTTTGCACTTCAGAAATACTATCCAGTAAAGGAACAGTATGGGGACACTCTGCATTTCTGTCGACACTGTAGTATTCTGTTTTGGAAG
- the FBXO25 gene encoding F-box only protein 25 isoform X2, giving the protein MPFLGQDWRSPGWRWVKTEDGWKRCEPFSPALEDGNSQLSDISHTIILAGDEETYSTEDCEFATKKRKKDHCRNNSNPQCFYREKWIYVHKESTRERHGYCTLGEAFNRLDFSSAIQDIRRFNYVVKLLQLIAKSQLTSLSGAAQKNYFNILDKIVRKVLEDQYNPRLIKDLLQDLSSTLCILIRGVGKSVLVGNINIWICRLETILVWQQQLKNLQMNKQVNNGLTLSDLPLHMLNNILYRLSDGWDIVTLGQVTPTLYMLSEDRQLWKKLCQYHFAEKQFCRHLILSEKGHVDWKLMYFALQKYYPVKEQYGDTLHFCRHCSILFWKDTGHPCTASDPNTCLMPVSPQHFIDLFKF; this is encoded by the exons ATGCCATTTTTGGGCCAAGACTGGAGATCCCCTGGATGGAGATGGGTTAAAACAGAAGATGGATGGAAACGTTGTGAACCCTTCAGTCCTGCACTTGAGGATGGGAATAGTCAGCTTAGTGACATCAGTCACACGAT catcTTAGCTGGTGATGAAGAAACATATAGTACTGAAGACTGTGAATTTGCAaccaagaaaaggaaaaaagatcacTGTAGGAACAACTCAAATCCACAGT gtttttATCGTGAAAAATGGATTTATGTTCATAAGGAGAGCACCAGAGAA AGACATGGCTATTGCACCTTGGGAGAAGCTTTTAATCGCTTAGATTTTTCAAGTGCAATTCAGGACATCAGAAGGTTCAATTATGTGGTCAAA CTTTTGCAGTTAATTGCAAAATCACAGTTAACTTCACTAAGTGGTGCAGCACAGAAGAACTACTTTAACATTTTGGACAAAATTGTGCGGAAGG tcctggAAGACCAATATAATCCACGATTAATCAAAGATCTTCTACAGGATCTGAGTTCTACTCTCTGTATACTGATTAGGGGAGTAGGAAAATCTGTTCTGGTTGGGAACATCAATATTTGGATTTGTCGATTAGAAACTATCCTTGTGTGGCAACAACAGCTAAAAAACCTTCAGATGAACAAG CAAGTCAACAACGGCCTTACGCTTAGTGATCTACCTCTGCATATGCTGAATAACATCTTATACAGATTATCTGATGGCTGGGACATTGTTACTTTAGGTCAAGTGACCCCAACTTTATATATGCTCAGTGAAGACAGACAGTTGTGGAAAAAACTCTGCCAGTAccattttgcagaaaagcag TTTTGTAGGCATTTGATTCTATCAGAAAAAGGTCATGTTGACTGGAAGCTGATGTACTTTGCACTTCAGAAATACTATCCAGTAAAGGAACAGTATGGGGACACTCTGCATTTCTGTCGACACTGTAGTATTCTGTTTTGGAAG